AGCAGGGCCGCCAGCGGCATGATCAGCTTGGGCCAGACGCCGTTGACGTCGCTGACTGTCCAGCCGAGATGCATCAGCCAGAACAGCAGTGGCGGCTTGTGGGAATAGGTCTCGCCGTTCATGTGCGGTACCAGGAACTGGCCCTTGTCCCACATTTCCCAGGCCACGCTTAAATAGCGGGTCTCATCGATCGGGATATAGGGCCGGGCGAGGGCGGCCAGCGTCACCAACAGGTAGAGGCCAAGCAGCGTCAGCGCGTTGCCAAGCTGGGGGGATCGTGTCATTAGGGCTCCTTGGCGCTAGGCCTCTCTGTTCGCGATGCAATGCGATATGTAACGCACTCGACATGGGCCGCATGGGTGACGGCGTGGCGTCCTGGATAAGCGGCGAAACACCTTATCGGCCATGACTTAACGCAACCTTAGCGTTTTCCGGACAGCATGCCGAGCGGTGAGGGGGTGACGCCGCAAACGACGATGCCCGCCAAATCCGTCGGCGGGCGTCATGGGGCTGACTCGAGTTCGTGCGTCGCCGGTGTGCGATCAGGCCGGCAGCGGCAGGGCACCCTCGAGGCGCTGGCCGAGGATGGTGCGGAAGCGCTCGGGATCGTGGGGCGTGAGGTCGTGAGCCGGCGGGTCCACGTAGACCACCAGCAGCCGCGAGAGCCAATAGCGCAGTGCGGTCATGCGCAGCATCATCGGCCAGGCATCCCGCTCGTTGCTGGTCAGCGTCCGGCGGGCCTGATAAGCCGAGAGGATGGCGTCGTGGCGCTCCTTGTCCAGGCGCCCGTCGTCGTCGGTGGCCCAGTCGTTGATGACGATCGCCAGATCGAAGAGCAGGTCGCCGGTGCAGCCGTTGTAGAAGTCGATGAGGCCACCCAGCCGCTCGCCGTCGAACAGGGTGTTGTCGCGGAACAGGTCGCCGTGGATGGCGCCCTGGGGCAGGTCGGGCGCATCGCCGAAGAAGACCTGGTAGGCGTCGATCTCATCGCTCATCAGCGTCTGGTCTTCAGGAGAGAGGTAGGCCAATACCCGGTGGTGCATGGGGACCAGCCAGTGCAGGTCGCGGGGGTTGGGGCGCTGTCCCTCAAAGTGGCGCGACACGGCGTGCATGTGGCCGAGGGCATCGCCGAGTGCACTGCACTGCGCGGTGCTCGGCGCGCTGGGGTGCTTGCCGGGCAAACGCGGAAACAGCAGCGCGGGCTTGCCGGCGAGGCTCTGCAAGGCGACCCCATCGCGGTCGTGAAGCGGGCCGGGCACCGGCAGGCGGTGCTCGTCCAGGTAGTCGAGCAGGTCGACGAAGAACGGCAGTTCCTCGTGCTCGCCCTGCTCGAACAGCGTCAGTACCAGCTCACGGGAGTCGGTGGTCACGAAATAGGTGGTGTTCTCGGTACCGCTGGCCACGCCCTTCAGCCCCGTCAGGGAGCCTGCCTCGAAGCGTGTCAGGAAGTCCGCGACCTGCGCGTCGTCAAGCGGGGTGAATACGGCCATGTCTCTCTCGCCCGGAATGCCAAACGGAACATTGTACCGGCTTGCCGGCGCGATGCACGGCCCACGTCATCAGTCCTTCGGCTGGGGCAAGTCCTGTGATTGAAACAGGCTCTTAAGCCAACAGGTTCTGTGCCGAGCGCCGACCTACCACTCGACCAGCACCCAGCTGGGGATCGCGACCTGATCGCCGGATTGGCGGGCGAAGTTGCCATCACCGTCTTCATCGATCAGGAAATAGGACGGCCCCACCTTGGGCGTGATTTTGATCGCATAGAGCTGGCCATTGACCCGGTATTCCTCGATGGTGCGATCTTCCTGCTGGCGGATGGTGACGTCCGGTTCGACATCGGTGGACTGGGCGAGTGCCGGGGCCGCAGCGGCCAGGCTTAAACACAAGCACAGGCTCAACATCAGCGGCAGTCCAGCGCCGGAGACGATCTTGTGGCCGTGTTTGAGAGCAAGGTTAAAAAGGTTCGAACGACGTGACATGGCGGGCATGGAGGGCTCCTCGCGTAAGTCAGTACACGTAGCAGTACGCGCACTGGCAGACTATTAGCGAAACAGTGTTCACGTTTCTATCGCTAGTGTAGGTCAGCTCGCTAGCGCCAGGCGAGCCTGACGTGATGCAGGGAGCTGCGTATCATGGGTGGCAGTGATCTTGCTCAAGGAATCGGTATTTATGGCCACCCCGCCCATCGTCCTCGTCGACGGCTCCTCGTACCTGTACCGCGCCTTCCATGCCCTGCCGCCGCTGACCACCTCCAAGGGCCAGCCGACCGGGGCCGTGAAGGGCGTGCTCAACATGCTCAAGAGCCTGATCAAGCAGTACCCGGACAGCCCGATGGCGGTGGTCTTCGATGCCAAGGGCAAGACCTTCCGCGACGAGATGTTCGAGCAGTACAAGGCGCACCGGCCGCCGATGCCGGATGACCTGCGCAGCCAGGTGCAGCCCCTGCACGACTGCGTGAAGGCGCTGGGTCTGCCGCTATTGTGCATCGAGGGCGTCGAGGCCGATGACGTGATCGGCACCCTGGCGCGCCATGCCACCGAAGCCGGGCGCGACGCGGTGATCTCCACCGGCGACAAGGACATGGCCCAGCTGGTGAATGCCCACATCACCCTGGTCAACACCATGAAGGGCGAGACCCTCGACGTGGGCGGGGTCAACGAGAAGTTCGGCCTGCCGCCGGAGCTGATCATCGACTTCCTGGCGTTGATGGGTGACAAGGTCGACAACATTCCCGGTGTGCCGGGGGTGGGAGAGAAGACGGCGCTTGGTCTTCTGCAGGGCATGCAGGGCGGCCTCGACACCATCTACGGTGATCTGGAGCGCATCAAGACGCTGAGCTTCCGCGGCGCCAAGACGCTCGGTAAAAAGCTCGACGCGCACCGCGACGAGGCCTACCTCTCGCATAAGCTCGCCACCATCAAGACCGACTGCGAGCTGCCGGTGGGACTTGATGATCTCGACATTGCCCACCCGGACCGCGAGGCGCTGACCGAGCTGTACCGGGAGATGGAGTTCAAGGCCTGGCTCTCTGACCTGCTCGAAGGCAAGGACGACGCTGCCGAAGGCAAATCGGCCACCGCCGGTTCGGGCGCGTCTGACGAAAGCCAAGAGGATGACCAAGACGAAGCCGAGTCCGACACTCCCTCGTCGCAGCGCGTGGATCAGGTGATTCTCGAACAGGCCGACTTCGATGCCTGGCTTGAGCGTCTCGAGGCCAGCGAGGCGTTCTGCTTCGATCTCGAGACCACCAGCCTCAACTACATGGAGGCCGAGATCGTCGGCGTCGGCCTGGCGCTGGAAGCCGGCGAGGCCGCCTATATCCCGCTGGCGCACGACTACCTCGATGCCCCCGCCCAGCTCGATCGCAAGGCGGTGCTCAAGGCGCTGACGCCGCTGCTGGAGGATGCCAGCAAGGCCAAGATCGGCCAGAACCTCAAGTACGACATCTCGGTGCTGGCCAGCTACCACATCAAGGTGGCCGGGCCGCTGCACGACACCATGCTCGAATCCTACGTGCTCAACTCCACCGCCACCCGCCATGACATGGACTCGCTGGCGCTGAAATACCTGGGCGAGAAGACGGTGAGCTTCGAAGAGATCGCCGGTAAGGGCGTCAAGCAACTGACCTTCAACCAGATCGCTCTCGAACAGGCCGCCCCCTACGCCTGCGAGGACGTCGATATTACCCTGCGTCTGCACCACGAGCTGCGCCCGCGCCTCGAGCAGGAAGGGCGCGTCGCCGAGGTGCTGGACGCCCTCGAACGCCCGCTGATTCCGGTGCTCTCGCACATCGAGCGTACCGGCGTGGCCCTGGACGCCGAGCGCCTGCACACCCAGAGTCGCGAGCTTGAGACGCGCATCCGCGAGCTCGAGGCCCGCGCCCACGAGCTCGCCGGTCGCGAGTTTAACCTGGGCTCGCCCAAGCAGCTTGCCGAGATCCTCTTCGAGGAGCAGAAGCTGCCGGTCAAGAAGAAGACCCCCAAGGGCGCGCCTTCCACCGCCGAGGCGGTGCTCGAGGAGCTGGCGCTGGACTTCCCGCTGCCCAAGGTGATCATCGAGCATCGCGGGCTTTCCAAGCTCAAGTCGACCTACACCGACAAGCTGCCGCTGCTGGTCAACAAGGCCACCGGCCGGGTGCACACCAGCTACCACCAGGCGGTCACCGCCACAGGTCGGCTGTCATCGAGCGATCCCAACCTGCAGAACATTCCGATCCGCACCGAGGAAGGGCGCAAGATCCGCCAGGCCTTCATTGCCCGGCCAGGCTACAAGATCGTCGCCGCCGACTATTCCCAGATCGAGCTGCGCATCATGGCGCACCTCTCCGAGGATGCAGGCCTGCTCGAGGCCTTCGCCGAGGATCGTGACATTCACGCCGCTACTGCCGCCGAGGTGTTCGGCGTCGAGCTCGACAAGGTCTCCACCGAGCAGCGGCGCAGCGCCAAGGCGATCAACTTCGGGCTGATCTACGGCATGAGCGCCTGGGGGCTCGGCAAGCAGCTCAACATCGAGCGCAACCAGGCGCAGACCTACATCGACCGCTACTTCGACCGCTACCCCGGCGTTGCCCGCTACATGGAGGGCATTCGCGCCCAGGCTGCAGAAGACGGCTTCGTCGAGACCGTGGCTGGCCGCCGGCTCTACCTGCCCGAGATCAAGGCGCAGAACCAGGGACGCCGCCAGGCCGCCGAGCGCACCGCCATCAACGCGCCCATGCAGGGCACCGCCGCCGACATCATCAAGCGCGCCATGATCGACGTGCACGCCTGGCTGATGGAGGGCGAAATGGATGCCTGGATGGTCATGCAGGTGCACGACGAACTGGTCTTCGAGGTGAAAGACGAGCAGGTCGATGACTTCATCGATGCCGTGAAGGCGCGCATGCGTGACGCCGCCGACTTGAGGGTGCCGCTAATCGTCGAGGCCGAAAGCGGCATCAACTGGGATGAAGCCCACTGAGTCGATAGCAAGTATCAGCCCACAAGCAT
Above is a window of Halomonas sp. I5-271120 DNA encoding:
- a CDS encoding homoserine kinase, translating into MAVFTPLDDAQVADFLTRFEAGSLTGLKGVASGTENTTYFVTTDSRELVLTLFEQGEHEELPFFVDLLDYLDEHRLPVPGPLHDRDGVALQSLAGKPALLFPRLPGKHPSAPSTAQCSALGDALGHMHAVSRHFEGQRPNPRDLHWLVPMHHRVLAYLSPEDQTLMSDEIDAYQVFFGDAPDLPQGAIHGDLFRDNTLFDGERLGGLIDFYNGCTGDLLFDLAIVINDWATDDDGRLDKERHDAILSAYQARRTLTSNERDAWPMMLRMTALRYWLSRLLVVYVDPPAHDLTPHDPERFRTILGQRLEGALPLPA
- a CDS encoding DUF2782 domain-containing protein, whose translation is MPAMSRRSNLFNLALKHGHKIVSGAGLPLMLSLCLCLSLAAAAPALAQSTDVEPDVTIRQQEDRTIEEYRVNGQLYAIKITPKVGPSYFLIDEDGDGNFARQSGDQVAIPSWVLVEW
- the polA gene encoding DNA polymerase I, with translation MATPPIVLVDGSSYLYRAFHALPPLTTSKGQPTGAVKGVLNMLKSLIKQYPDSPMAVVFDAKGKTFRDEMFEQYKAHRPPMPDDLRSQVQPLHDCVKALGLPLLCIEGVEADDVIGTLARHATEAGRDAVISTGDKDMAQLVNAHITLVNTMKGETLDVGGVNEKFGLPPELIIDFLALMGDKVDNIPGVPGVGEKTALGLLQGMQGGLDTIYGDLERIKTLSFRGAKTLGKKLDAHRDEAYLSHKLATIKTDCELPVGLDDLDIAHPDREALTELYREMEFKAWLSDLLEGKDDAAEGKSATAGSGASDESQEDDQDEAESDTPSSQRVDQVILEQADFDAWLERLEASEAFCFDLETTSLNYMEAEIVGVGLALEAGEAAYIPLAHDYLDAPAQLDRKAVLKALTPLLEDASKAKIGQNLKYDISVLASYHIKVAGPLHDTMLESYVLNSTATRHDMDSLALKYLGEKTVSFEEIAGKGVKQLTFNQIALEQAAPYACEDVDITLRLHHELRPRLEQEGRVAEVLDALERPLIPVLSHIERTGVALDAERLHTQSRELETRIRELEARAHELAGREFNLGSPKQLAEILFEEQKLPVKKKTPKGAPSTAEAVLEELALDFPLPKVIIEHRGLSKLKSTYTDKLPLLVNKATGRVHTSYHQAVTATGRLSSSDPNLQNIPIRTEEGRKIRQAFIARPGYKIVAADYSQIELRIMAHLSEDAGLLEAFAEDRDIHAATAAEVFGVELDKVSTEQRRSAKAINFGLIYGMSAWGLGKQLNIERNQAQTYIDRYFDRYPGVARYMEGIRAQAAEDGFVETVAGRRLYLPEIKAQNQGRRQAAERTAINAPMQGTAADIIKRAMIDVHAWLMEGEMDAWMVMQVHDELVFEVKDEQVDDFIDAVKARMRDAADLRVPLIVEAESGINWDEAH